DNA from Thermococcus argininiproducens:
GAGGCGCGAATTATTGAGGAGGAAAATAAAGAGAGACAAAAGGAAGATAAACCCAAGGTAAAGGGTCCCAAAGCTAAGACTATTGATGCTTGGCTTGGTATGAGGTGAGAGAAATGAGGATAAGATCCCTTAAAATAAAGAATTTTAGAGCTCATGAGAGTTCTTACATTGAATTTAATGATGGGATTAACTTAATAATTGGTCAGAACGGTTCTGGTAAGAGCTCAATTCTTGAAGCAATCTTCGCTGCCCTTTATCTTGGCCATGGGAGTTTTCCTAGAGGATATAAAAGGGTAAATACGAGAATAGGAAAATCCGGGTTTGAACTAGTTCTAAAGTTTGAACATAACGATAAACGGTATGAAATTGTAAGAAAGTCTAATGCTGAAAGCTATCTTAAAGAACATGGAGCAATCCTGTATGACAGGGATAGTGACATTGCTAAATGGTCTGAGAAGCATCTCTATCCTCTCCACGTTTTTAGAAATGCTCTTTATATAAAGCAGGGTGAGATAGAGAACATTCTAATTGATGAGAATGTCAGGGAAAAGGTTCTTAGAAAAGTCTTGGGGATTGAAGATTTTGAAAATAGTGCTAACAATGCCCAAGAGGTTGTTAGGGAGCTGAGAAGGAAAAAAGACTATCTAGAAAAGTTAATTCAAACTTCTGGAGATCTTCAAGGAAGAATAGAAGAGCAAGAGAAAAAGCTTAAGGAGATACTTGTTAGAATAAATGAGCTTAGAAAGCAGGAGATTGAAATTTCAGAAAAGTTGTCTGGAGTTTCAAGGAGATATGAGTATCTCAAAAAACTCAGTGAATTATTGGGTCAAAAAGAAAAGGAAAAACTATCAACCGAAGGCTCATTGAAACAACTTGAAACGGAGATAAAGAATATTAAAGAGAGAATTTCGGAGTTAGAGAAAGAACTTAATGAACTGGGAGATAAGGAAAAACGTCTAATAGAGATTCAATGGGTGGAAGAAGAATATAGAATGCTTAATGCTATTCTCTCAAAGAGAGCTGAGATCCAAAAAATTGAAATTGAAGAAAGTCGGTTAGAAGAACGAATTAGGGGAATACAAAGAGAGATAAGTGAGCTTAGCTCAAAAGAAAAGGAATTTCAGGAAGCTAAAAAACTCGAAAAGGAAGTTTTAGAGAGATATAGAACATTGAAAGGATTTGCGGAAGAGTATGAGAAAGTTAGACAGTTACTTGCTGAAAGGGAGAAATATTTGAAGGAGCTTGAAAAAGCAGGTTATACCAAAGAAAAGCTTACTAAGGAGCTAGAAGAAGTTGAAAAGGCAAAAGAGAAGTTAAAGGAACTTGAAGATAGGCTCGTGAGCCTAAAAGGTGAGCTTAACGGATTGAACAGAATTGAGTGGAAACTAAGGGATAACTTATCGAAACTAGAGGGTGCAAAGGAATGTCCTCTTTGTAAGAGGCCTATACAAGAGCATGATAAAGGGGAAATCGAGAGAGAATATAAGCTGGAATTCGCCAAGATAGAAGAAAAGAAGAAAGAAATTAGTAAACAGCTTAAAGAACTCAAAGAAGAAAAAGAGAAACTTGAAAGGATTAAAAATAGAGAAAAGACTTTAATCAAGCTCTATAAGACATTGGAGTTCCTAGAAACTGTTGAAAAGAAGCTCAAAAGGTATGATATTGAAAGATTGAAAACAAGTTCTGAAGAATTCGAGAAAGTGAGGGAGAAGGCTATTGAGATAAAAAAAGAAATTATCCGATTGAAGAGGGAGACAGAGAGGCTTGTTAAAGTAAAAAAGGAACTGGAGACTATATCAAAAGATTTAGAGAATCTTAAAGGAAGAAAAAGAGCGATTCTTCAAGAAATAAGAGAGAGAGGATTTACTTCTTTTGAAGAAGTGGAAAAGAGGATAAGAAAATTGGATCCCATATACAAGGAGTACATAGAGCTTAGGGCAGTTCCAAAGGAGATTGAAACTCGGAAAAAGAAGCAAAATCTCTTAAAAAACGCATTAGAGAAGAAAGAACGAGAATTTAATATCCTTAAAGAGAATCTTAAAGTTATTTATAGGGAGTTAGAGGAGCTAAATAGACAATTCAGCGAGGAAGAATTTGAGGCTATCCGTAAAGAGCATTTAAATCTATCGAATACTCATGCTGCTTTGCTCAAAGAGATTGAGGGTAGTGAGGTTCTTAAAGAAGAGGTCCTCAAAAATCTAGAAGAGCTCAAAATAAGACTTGAGGAGGTTAAAAAGGCCGAGAAAGAACTTGAGCTTGTTGGTAGGATGATAGCAGACATGAAAACCTTGAGAGAAAAGTTGCTTAAACTAAAAGCAGAAGCAGAAAGGAAAGGTTTAAGTGAAGTGGAAAGAGTTGCAAGTGAACTTTTCTCTGAAATGACGGAAAGAAAGTATCAGGGAATAAAAATAATCAGGGAGAAAAAGTTTGGTAAAGAGAGAATTAGGATAGTTGTCCTTTATCAAGGACAAGAGAAAGAAATTGACTTTTTAAGTGGAGGCGAAAAAATAGCTCTTGGATTATCCTTTAGGCTGGCATTATCGCTTTACAAAGTGAAAAACATGGAGCTCTTAATTTTAGATGAACCTACTCCATTTTTGGATGAAGAAAGAAGGAAAAAGCTGGTAGAGATAATAACTCAGCATCTAAGAAAGATCCCACAAGTGATAATAGTTTCACATGATGAAGAATTAAAGGACGCAGCGGATTATGTTATCAGAGTTACTCTTGTTGGTGGAAGGAGTAATGTAGAGGTGGAAAGTCTTGGCGCGTATTAGTCAAAGTCATCTTAATGATGTGAAGAGATATTTAGACTCTCAGCTGGAGAGGATTGAGGGATTAAAGAGGTTGGTTGTAGAAGCAGGATATAAGTGGGAAGATTTTCCTCCTGAGAGAAAAGCAAACGTTTTTGCCATTGATGGGAGCAGAATGGTGAAGAGATTGAGCGGGGCTATAATCTATGCAGTTTCATCTGTTGCTGTGGGAGAGGACATTCTTCAATGGCATGAAATCGGTTTGGTATCTCCATATAAACACGTTGATGAAAGAATAAGGCTCCATATGGAAATGCTTGAGAACAGGATGGGCGCTTTAACATTTGAGTTGAAAAATGCAGATCTTATTTTAATGGATGGTA
Protein-coding regions in this window:
- the rad50 gene encoding DNA double-strand break repair ATPase Rad50, with product MRIRSLKIKNFRAHESSYIEFNDGINLIIGQNGSGKSSILEAIFAALYLGHGSFPRGYKRVNTRIGKSGFELVLKFEHNDKRYEIVRKSNAESYLKEHGAILYDRDSDIAKWSEKHLYPLHVFRNALYIKQGEIENILIDENVREKVLRKVLGIEDFENSANNAQEVVRELRRKKDYLEKLIQTSGDLQGRIEEQEKKLKEILVRINELRKQEIEISEKLSGVSRRYEYLKKLSELLGQKEKEKLSTEGSLKQLETEIKNIKERISELEKELNELGDKEKRLIEIQWVEEEYRMLNAILSKRAEIQKIEIEESRLEERIRGIQREISELSSKEKEFQEAKKLEKEVLERYRTLKGFAEEYEKVRQLLAEREKYLKELEKAGYTKEKLTKELEEVEKAKEKLKELEDRLVSLKGELNGLNRIEWKLRDNLSKLEGAKECPLCKRPIQEHDKGEIEREYKLEFAKIEEKKKEISKQLKELKEEKEKLERIKNREKTLIKLYKTLEFLETVEKKLKRYDIERLKTSSEEFEKVREKAIEIKKEIIRLKRETERLVKVKKELETISKDLENLKGRKRAILQEIRERGFTSFEEVEKRIRKLDPIYKEYIELRAVPKEIETRKKKQNLLKNALEKKEREFNILKENLKVIYRELEELNRQFSEEEFEAIRKEHLNLSNTHAALLKEIEGSEVLKEEVLKNLEELKIRLEEVKKAEKELELVGRMIADMKTLREKLLKLKAEAERKGLSEVERVASELFSEMTERKYQGIKIIREKKFGKERIRIVVLYQGQEKEIDFLSGGEKIALGLSFRLALSLYKVKNMELLILDEPTPFLDEERRKKLVEIITQHLRKIPQVIIVSHDEELKDAADYVIRVTLVGGRSNVEVESLGAY